The Thiomonas sp. FB-Cd genome includes a window with the following:
- a CDS encoding inovirus-type Gp2 protein produces the protein MQTLGITQSTQVENDALQKENADSPGFRAKLFLLEEDIERHAANLPRALYDFPQTIHERAVLSQVVDGVLEDLETAGADSVSRTSIWNAARQLTNVRKMVELLSGTEGDLFRVDQDTWGFVIRSYRPLANRLRFLLSTTDPRVAQIFPFCELEPHVEVFLGCFRDLLGEPVIDQYSKFEHAQEIVIKLNQGVKFLRERVRSEEFYRKIDALRRSLQKNSKSLLDYIDALFAVYSKLLVIRLDLTYKNAGKIASTEVAHQEVLQAIVDREALFRKLEGLPICKSLVGFAWKLEYGLHRGPHFHVMLFFDGQKSRQDGSLAKAAGQLWQVVTQGRGDFFSCNAHKARYGTALGIGMVEHDDLPKRARLQVAARYLVDVDFVRRLVLRGAYRTLGRGVMPNVGDNKLGRPRAG, from the coding sequence ATGCAAACGCTTGGTATTACGCAATCAACGCAGGTTGAGAACGATGCTCTACAAAAGGAGAACGCTGATTCTCCAGGGTTCAGAGCAAAATTGTTTTTATTGGAAGAGGACATCGAACGCCATGCGGCGAATTTACCGCGGGCTCTCTACGATTTTCCGCAGACGATCCATGAGCGCGCTGTGCTGTCTCAAGTGGTCGATGGTGTGCTGGAAGATTTAGAGACTGCGGGTGCAGACTCAGTTTCGAGGACGTCGATCTGGAATGCTGCCCGTCAGCTCACGAATGTGCGCAAGATGGTCGAGCTCTTATCCGGAACTGAAGGCGATCTGTTTCGCGTCGATCAAGACACCTGGGGGTTTGTCATTCGATCCTATCGACCCTTGGCAAATCGGTTGCGGTTTCTGCTCTCCACCACGGATCCGCGCGTTGCGCAGATTTTTCCGTTCTGTGAACTCGAACCCCATGTCGAAGTGTTCCTGGGATGCTTCCGGGATTTACTTGGAGAGCCAGTCATTGATCAGTATTCGAAATTTGAACATGCTCAAGAGATCGTCATCAAGTTGAATCAAGGTGTGAAGTTTCTAAGAGAACGGGTCCGGTCGGAGGAGTTTTACCGAAAAATTGATGCGCTTCGCCGTAGTTTGCAGAAGAATTCAAAGAGCTTACTGGATTATATCGACGCGCTTTTTGCTGTTTATTCGAAATTGTTGGTTATCCGCTTGGATTTGACCTACAAAAATGCAGGGAAAATAGCGAGTACCGAGGTGGCACACCAGGAGGTACTGCAGGCGATCGTCGATCGTGAGGCGCTTTTTCGCAAACTCGAAGGGCTACCGATCTGCAAATCGCTCGTGGGGTTTGCTTGGAAGCTCGAGTACGGCTTGCATCGCGGTCCGCATTTTCACGTCATGCTCTTTTTCGACGGGCAAAAGTCCCGCCAGGACGGGTCGCTCGCCAAAGCGGCAGGGCAACTCTGGCAGGTGGTGACGCAGGGGAGGGGAGACTTTTTCAGCTGCAACGCGCACAAGGCGCGCTACGGCACGGCACTGGGGATCGGCATGGTCGAACATGATGACTTGCCCAAGCGCGCGAGGTTGCAGGTGGCGGCGCGCTATCTGGTAGACGTCGACTTTGTCCGCCGACTGGTGCTGCGTGGAGCGTATCGCACCCTGGGGCGTGGCGTAATGCCGAATGTGGGTGACAACAAGCTTGGACGGCCGCGTGCAGGTTGA